TGACGTTCTCGAAGAGAAGCGCCGGACCTCCCGCCTTGTTCACCCGGTCGACGATCTCCCCGACCTCCAGGTACGGGTCGACTTCGGCCTTGATGCGCTTGAGGTCGCCTTCGCGCTCCAGGGCCCTGAGCAGCGAGCGGAGATCGTCGTAAGCCATGGCGCCAAGTATCCCCGAGCACCTCTCGCGCTCCCGCCCGGGGGCCGGGCGGGTCTCGCCGGGGGTCCGGGGGTCGTCCCCCGGGATGGCACAGCCGCCACGGGCTAGGCTGGGCTCGTCACCGGGGCCGTCGCAACGGGCCCCGCCGCTGCTTCCAGGGGGCTGTCCCACATGATCAGGGCGCTGATGTACATCCTGCCGCTGGCGCTGACGATCTACGCCTTCATCGACTGCCTGAACACCCCCGAGGACGAGGCCAAGCACCTGCCGAAGGTGGTCTGGGTCATCATCATCCTGCTGTTCTGGATCGTGGGCCCGATCGTGTGGTTCGCCGCAGGCAAGATGCGCCACGCGCCCGCCGGAGGCCGTACGCCCTCCGAGTGGCACCGGAACCACCGGCACGAGTGGGTGGCCCCGGACGACAACCCGGAGTTCCTGAAGTCCCTCCGCGAGGAG
The DNA window shown above is from Streptomyces vietnamensis and carries:
- a CDS encoding PLD nuclease N-terminal domain-containing protein; amino-acid sequence: MIRALMYILPLALTIYAFIDCLNTPEDEAKHLPKVVWVIIILLFWIVGPIVWFAAGKMRHAPAGGRTPSEWHRNHRHEWVAPDDNPEFLKSLREENKKDEALLKDWEADLRRREEELKRREQGKSGEDTGTEG